In Ovis canadensis isolate MfBH-ARS-UI-01 breed Bighorn chromosome 3, ARS-UI_OviCan_v2, whole genome shotgun sequence, one DNA window encodes the following:
- the LOC138438267 gene encoding olfactory receptor 6C2-like — MKNHTSLPTFILLGLTDDPPMQVLIFIFLFASYTLSVTGNLTIIILTLVDSRLKTAMYFFLKNFSFLETLFTTVCIPRFLYSLSTGDKTISYNACFSQIFFIFVFAATEFFLLAIMSYDRYVAICKPLHYATIMNTRVCGRLVICCWIAGCLVIFPPASLGLELEFCDSNIIDHFLCDAFPVLKISCSDTWFLEQMVFTVAVLTVIGTFLCVVLSYTYIIKTIIKLPSAQQKMKAFSTCSSHLIVVSITYGSCIFIYVKPSAKDEVAINKGVLVLTTSVAPMLNPFIYSLRNKQVKQAFTDLIKRISLILRK; from the coding sequence ATGAAAAACCATACATCATTACCTACATTCATTCTCCTGGGACTAACAGATGATCCTCCAATGCAGGTTCTgatctttatatttctatttgcCTCCTACACATTGAGTGTCACTGGGAACCTGACCATCATTATACTCACTTTAGTAGATTCTCGCCTTAAAACTgccatgtactttttcctcaaAAACTTCTCCTTTTTAGAAACCTTATTCACCACGGTGTGCATTCCCAGATTCTTATACAGCTTATCAACTGGGGACAAGACTATTTCTTATAATGCTTGTTTTagtcaaatattttttatcttcgTTTTTGCAGCAACAGAATTTTTTCTCCTAGCCATCATgtcctatgaccgctatgtggccatctgcaaacCTTTACATTATGCAACCATCATGAACACTAGAGTCTGTGGAAGGCTTGTTATTTGCTGTTGGATAGCGGGTTGTCTGGTCATATTTCCACCAGCTTCCCTGGGCTTAGAACTGGAATTCTGTGACTCTAATATCATTGATCATTTTCTCTGTGATGCTTTTCCTGTGCTAAAAATCTCTTGTTCAGACACATGGTTCCTAGAACAGATGGTTTTTACCGTTGCTGTGTTGACTGTCATTGGAACATTTCTGTGTGTGGTTCTGTCTTATACATACATCATCAAGACTATCATAAAGTTGCCTTCGGCTCAGCAAAAAATGAAGGCCTTTTCTACCTGCTCTTCTCACCTGATTGTGGTTTCTATCACCTATGGAAGCTGTATTTTCATCTATGTCAAACCTTCAGCAAAGGATGAAGTGGCAATTAATAAGGGTGTGTTAGTACTTACTACTTCAGTTGCTCCCATGTTAAACCCATTTATTTATAGCCTGAGGAACAAGCAAGTAAAACAAGCTTTTACTGACTTAATCAAAAGAATTTCATTGATTTTAAGGAAGTAA